One Poecile atricapillus isolate bPoeAtr1 chromosome 31, bPoeAtr1.hap1, whole genome shotgun sequence genomic window carries:
- the CKM gene encoding creatine kinase M-type isoform X5, giving the protein MGIWGGGVPPKPPLQGSPGGSLNLGGGPGAPEGPVILGVVPLFLGVVPLFSGWSRYFRGWSRYFRGGPVIFGGGPGIWGVVPLFSGWSRYFWGWSRYFWGWSRYFRGGPVIFRVVPLFWGVVPVPQRVPLFWGVVPLFLGVVPEFGGWSRYFWGCSRYLGGGPAIFGGGPVIFGGGPVIFGGGPGIWGVVPLFLGVVPVFGGWSRYFWGWSRYFRGGPAIFGGGPGPSPLSRGAPGAARSPPPGTPDTGGRLRGSPRVSRGPGAARAGPGPARFGAPPEPPQPRGGLGGDKSARGGPAPTAPPAPGTGPTPTRPRRERQVSWCPHDAVQQHPQQVQAEVLSRGGVP; this is encoded by the exons atggggatttggggtgggggcgtcccccccaagccccccctgCAGGGCTccccgggggggtccctgaATTTGGGGGGTGGTCCCGGTGCTCCAGAGGGTCCCGTTATTTTGGGGGTGGTCCCGTTATTTTTGGGGGTGGTCCCGTTATTTTCGGGGTGGTCCCGTTATTTTCGGGGGTGGTCCCGCTATTTTCGGGGTGGTCCCGTTATTTTCGGGGGTGGTCCCGGTATTTGGGGGGTGGTCCCGTTATTTTCGGGGTGGTCCCGTTATTTCTGGGGGTGGTCCCGTTATTTTTGGGGGTGGTCCCGTTATTTTCGGGGTGGTCCCGTTATTTTCAGGGTGGTCCCGCTATTTTGGGGGGTGGTCCCGGTGCCCCAGAGGGTCCCGTTATTTTGGGGGGTGGTCCCGCTATTTCTGGGGGTGGTCCCTGAATTTGGGGGGTGGTCCCGTTATTTTTGGGGGTG TTCCCGGTATTTGGGGGGTGGTCCCGCTATTTTCGGGGGTGGTCCCGTTATTTTCGGGGGTGGTCCCGTTATTTTCGGGGGTGGTCCCGGTATTTGGGGGGTGGTCCCGCTATTTCTGGGGGTGGTCCCGGTATTTGGGGGGTGGTCCCGTTATTTCTGGGGGTGGTCCCGTTATTTTCGGGGTGGTCCCGCTATTTTTGGGGGTGGTCCCGGCCCCTCCCCGCTCTCCCGGGGGGCGCCAGGTGCCGCCcgttcccccccccccgggacACCGGACACCGGGGGGCGGCTCCGGGGGTCCCCGAGGGTCTCccgcgggccgggggcggctcgggccgggcccggtCCCGCCCGGTTCGGagcccccccggagcccccccagccccgagggggtctcgggggggaTAAAAGCGCCCGTGGGGGTCCCGCTCCCACCGCTCCCCCCGCGCCCGGTACCGGCCCGACCCCGACCCGACCCCGCCGAGAGAGACAAG tgtcctggtgtccccacg ATGCCGTTCAGCAACACCCACAACAAGTACAAGCAGAAGTTCTCAGCCGAGGAGGAGTTCCCTGa